From a single Streptomyces sp. NBC_00377 genomic region:
- a CDS encoding 5'-3' exonuclease: MRGVTGRLMLLDTASLYFRAYFGVPDSVKAPDGTPVNAVRGLLDFIDRLVKDHRPDELVACMDADWRPQWRVDLIPSYKAHRVAEERESGPDEEEVPDTLSPQVPIIEAVLDALGIARVGVAGYEADDVIGTFTGRAKGPVDIVTGDRDLYQLVDDARGVRVLYPLKGVGTLQLTDEAWLRGKYGVDGSGYADLALLRGDPSDGLPGVPGIGEKTAAKLLAEFGDLAGIVAAVDDPRAKLTPSQRRRLDEARPYLAVAPKVVEVADDVPLPDVDTALPRAPRDGATLEALAQRWGLGGSLQRLLATLGAPPA; the protein is encoded by the coding sequence ATGCGAGGCGTGACCGGACGACTGATGCTCCTCGACACCGCCTCGCTCTACTTCCGCGCCTACTTCGGCGTCCCGGACTCCGTGAAGGCGCCGGACGGCACTCCGGTGAACGCCGTGCGCGGGCTGCTGGACTTCATCGACCGGCTGGTGAAGGACCACCGGCCGGATGAGCTGGTCGCCTGCATGGACGCCGACTGGCGCCCCCAGTGGCGGGTCGACCTCATCCCCTCCTACAAGGCGCACCGCGTCGCCGAGGAGCGCGAGAGCGGCCCGGACGAGGAGGAGGTGCCGGACACGCTCTCGCCGCAGGTGCCGATCATCGAAGCGGTCCTGGACGCGCTCGGCATCGCGCGCGTGGGCGTCGCCGGCTACGAGGCGGACGACGTGATCGGCACGTTCACGGGCCGGGCGAAGGGTCCGGTCGACATCGTCACCGGCGACCGCGACCTCTACCAGCTGGTGGACGACGCGCGCGGGGTGCGCGTGCTGTACCCGCTGAAGGGCGTCGGCACGCTGCAACTGACGGACGAGGCGTGGCTGCGCGGCAAGTACGGCGTGGACGGGAGCGGTTACGCGGATCTGGCGCTGCTGCGCGGCGACCCGAGCGACGGTCTGCCGGGCGTGCCCGGCATCGGGGAGAAGACCGCGGCCAAGCTGCTGGCCGAGTTCGGTGACCTGGCCGGGATCGTGGCGGCGGTCGACGACCCGAGGGCGAAGCTGACTCCGTCGCAGCGGCGGCGGCTGGACGAGGCGAGGCCGTACCTCGCCGTCGCGCCGAAGGTGGTCGAGGTCGCCGACGACGTGCCGTTGCCGGACGTGGACACCGCGCTGCCCCGTGCGCCGCGGGACGGGGCGACACTTGAGGCACTGGCGCAGCGCTGGGGACTCGGCGGGTCGTTGCAACGGCTGCTGGCGACGCTGGGCGCGCCGCCGGCGTGA